In Halobacteriovorax marinus SJ, the following proteins share a genomic window:
- a CDS encoding 3-hydroxyacyl-CoA dehydrogenase family protein, whose protein sequence is MKLDSILVIGAGTMGRGIAQWFAQQGVSVQLLDNNDDIAKEAIQSVQASWKKLEAKGKFQASEIQKFKENLSASTWEEIRPDTDLVIEAIIEDAKIKTSVFTKLDSICNEDTIFASNTSSIPISSLAKELPAKRRENFLGLHFFNPAPIMKLVEVIKGHWSKPEMITFFEEWFTEKKKEVAICSDSPGFIVNRVARNYYGESLRIVSNYDVAKMQEVDKVLKKCGGFRMGPFELMDLIGIDINYSVTESVWKSFYHEPRFAPHQLQKKMVDSGRLGKKTKGGFYDYE, encoded by the coding sequence ATGAAATTAGATTCAATTCTTGTTATTGGAGCAGGCACAATGGGGCGAGGAATCGCCCAGTGGTTTGCTCAACAAGGAGTGAGTGTACAGCTCCTAGATAATAATGATGATATAGCCAAAGAGGCCATTCAATCAGTACAGGCCTCTTGGAAGAAATTAGAGGCCAAGGGCAAGTTTCAAGCTAGCGAAATTCAAAAGTTCAAAGAAAATCTCTCTGCCTCAACATGGGAAGAGATAAGGCCCGACACTGACCTAGTCATTGAGGCCATCATTGAAGATGCTAAAATTAAAACCTCAGTATTTACGAAATTAGATAGTATTTGTAATGAAGACACTATTTTCGCATCTAATACTAGCTCTATTCCAATTTCAAGTCTGGCCAAGGAATTGCCAGCAAAGAGAAGAGAGAACTTCCTAGGTCTTCACTTCTTCAACCCAGCTCCTATTATGAAATTAGTAGAAGTCATTAAGGGACATTGGAGTAAGCCTGAGATGATTACCTTCTTTGAAGAGTGGTTCACTGAAAAAAAGAAAGAAGTCGCAATTTGTAGTGACTCTCCTGGCTTCATCGTCAATAGAGTTGCAAGAAACTACTATGGGGAATCCCTTCGCATTGTTTCCAATTACGATGTCGCAAAAATGCAAGAAGTAGATAAGGTACTTAAGAAATGTGGTGGTTTTAGAATGGGGCCATTTGAATTAATGGATCTTATAGGAATCGATATAAACTATAGTGTTACTGAGTCAGTATGGAAGAGTTTCTACCATGAGCCTCGCTTCGCTCCACACCAACTACAAAAGAAAATGGTTGATAGTGGACGACTAGGTAAAAAGACAAAGGGTGGTTTCTATGACTACGAATAA
- a CDS encoding 3-hydroxyacyl-CoA dehydrogenase family protein, whose protein sequence is MTTNKKFLVLATKNHPFYQKLKESDVIFYDLESHAPFEEKWSHYMECDLVLDFTVIEPEKKFELLKHLNIQFDFPIVSDLSTYWGELFLEKISGLRGAISLNFPSPTNCYEYYAIDERTNSGLTDFFELIGCEGLRVACPGVGFTYPRVISMIINEAYFSLEDQLARPKDIDTAMKFGVNYPMGPFEWAQKIGHKNILRLLEELYKVTGDPRYRPSQKLRLEANLI, encoded by the coding sequence ATGACTACGAATAAGAAGTTTCTCGTTCTCGCCACGAAGAACCATCCTTTTTATCAAAAACTAAAAGAGAGTGACGTGATCTTCTACGATCTAGAATCACACGCTCCTTTTGAAGAGAAGTGGTCACACTATATGGAGTGCGACCTTGTACTCGACTTCACAGTGATAGAGCCTGAAAAGAAATTTGAATTATTAAAACACTTAAATATTCAATTTGATTTTCCAATAGTAAGTGATTTAAGCACATATTGGGGAGAATTATTTCTGGAGAAAATCTCAGGGCTTCGCGGGGCCATTTCACTGAATTTTCCCTCCCCTACGAATTGCTATGAATACTACGCTATAGACGAGAGAACAAATTCAGGCCTAACAGATTTCTTTGAACTTATTGGTTGTGAAGGACTACGAGTGGCCTGCCCGGGTGTTGGCTTCACTTATCCTCGAGTTATCTCTATGATTATCAACGAAGCCTATTTCTCACTTGAAGATCAATTAGCAAGGCCAAAAGACATAGACACAGCAATGAAGTTTGGAGTGAATTACCCTATGGGTCCATTTGAATGGGCGCAGAAAATTGGGCACAAGAATATTTTAAGGTTATTAGAAGAGCTCTATAAAGTAACTGGTGATCCACGCTATCGCCCAAGTCAAAAGTTACGACTAGAGGCCAACTTAATTTAA
- a CDS encoding thiolase family protein produces MKKSYIVYAKRTPIGKLGGALSHVRVDDMLAHLFKDIKEWATFDLEEVDDVIAGCANQAGEDNRNLARMASTLAEFPFEVPATTINRLCGSSLDAAMDAVGRISAGFGDCFVIGGAESMTRAPLVISKGSTPFGRDSKMYDTTFGWRFPNPRMKELFPLLGMGETAEVVAEQYSISREDQDKFALASHQKAHAAWEEGRFNDEVLPIEVKLRKSSHTVSRDEGPRPDTNLEVLGKLRTVFKDGGSVTAGNASQMNDGASAVVIVSEDFLKKHNLTPLAEVTGAAVRGVHPNVMGLGPIEAVKKLCKDFDKKVEDFDVFELNEAFAAQSLACIRELGIDEEKVNLNGGAISLGHPLGCSGARILTTLVHIMNKREDLKEGLATMCIGVGQGIALSVKKPE; encoded by the coding sequence ATGAAGAAATCATATATTGTTTATGCCAAGAGAACACCTATTGGAAAGCTTGGAGGCGCTCTTTCTCATGTAAGAGTTGACGATATGCTGGCCCATCTTTTTAAAGATATTAAAGAATGGGCAACTTTTGACCTAGAAGAAGTTGACGACGTTATCGCAGGCTGTGCTAATCAGGCCGGTGAAGATAATAGAAATCTTGCCCGTATGGCCTCTACATTAGCAGAGTTTCCATTTGAAGTACCTGCGACAACTATTAATAGACTTTGTGGTTCTTCACTAGACGCAGCCATGGATGCTGTGGGAAGAATCAGCGCAGGCTTTGGAGACTGCTTTGTTATAGGTGGTGCAGAAAGTATGACTAGAGCACCTCTTGTTATCTCTAAAGGCTCTACTCCCTTTGGAAGAGACTCAAAAATGTATGATACAACTTTTGGATGGCGTTTTCCTAACCCAAGAATGAAAGAGCTTTTTCCGCTCCTTGGTATGGGAGAGACAGCTGAGGTCGTAGCTGAGCAATATAGTATATCTAGAGAAGACCAGGATAAATTTGCACTAGCTTCACACCAAAAGGCTCACGCAGCTTGGGAAGAAGGAAGGTTTAACGATGAAGTGCTTCCTATAGAAGTTAAGCTTAGAAAGAGTTCTCATACTGTTTCACGTGACGAAGGTCCTAGACCTGATACGAACCTAGAAGTACTTGGAAAACTTAGAACAGTTTTCAAAGACGGTGGTTCTGTCACGGCCGGTAACGCTAGCCAAATGAATGATGGTGCAAGTGCTGTAGTTATTGTATCTGAAGATTTTTTAAAGAAACATAACTTAACTCCTCTAGCAGAAGTCACTGGGGCGGCAGTTAGAGGCGTACACCCTAATGTGATGGGACTAGGTCCAATTGAAGCAGTAAAAAAACTATGTAAGGACTTTGATAAGAAAGTTGAAGACTTTGACGTCTTTGAATTAAATGAAGCCTTTGCAGCTCAATCACTTGCTTGTATTAGAGAGCTTGGAATTGATGAAGAAAAGGTCAATTTAAATGGTGGAGCGATCTCCCTAGGTCACCCACTTGGATGTTCAGGGGCGAGGATTCTGACCACCTTAGTACATATTATGAATAAGAGAGAGGACCTTAAAGAAGGACTCGCTACAATGTGTATAGGAGTAGGACAAGGAATTGCCCTTTCAGTTAAAAAACCTGAGTAA